In the Neofelis nebulosa isolate mNeoNeb1 chromosome 11, mNeoNeb1.pri, whole genome shotgun sequence genome, one interval contains:
- the LOC131490412 gene encoding piezo-type mechanosensitive ion channel component 2-like, with amino-acid sequence MLPHREWPSELSLMLSQCHGLWDEDDITDSGTDKEESDDELSLSRGRRASSDSLKSINLAASAESVHVSFPEQPTAIRRKRSGSSSQISPRSSFSSNRSKRGSTSTRNSSQKGSSVLSIKQKSKRELYMEKLQEHLIKAKAFTIKKTLQIYVPIRQFFYNLIHPDYSAVTDVYVLMFLADTVDFVIIVFGFWAFGVGWGVKATTLLTSKSDAVL; translated from the exons ATGCTACCTCACCGGGAATGGCCGTCTGAGTTGTCCCTTATGCTTTCTCAGTGCCACGGCTTATGGGATGAGGATGACATCACCGACAGTGGCACAGACAAGGAAGAGTCGGATGATGAGCTGTCCCTCAGTCGTGGCAGGAGAGCCTCCTCTGATTCTCTGAAATCCATCAACCTAGCCGCGTCAGCGGAGTCGGTGCACGTGTCCTTCCCGGAGCAGCCCACAGCCATCCGGAGGAAGCGATCGGGCAGTAGCTCCCAGATATCCCCCAGATCCAGCTTTTCTTCCAATAGGTCCAAAAGAG gCAGCACAAGCACCCGAAACAGCAGTCAAAAAGGAAGCAGTGTTTTGAGCATCAAGCAGAAAAGTAAAAGGGAACTTTATATGGAAAAGCTTCAAGAACATTTAATCAAAGCAAAAGCATTTACCATAAAGAA GACTTTGCAAATATATGTGCCCATCAGACAGTTCTTCTACAACCTCATCCATCCAGACTACAGTGCTGTGACCGATGTGTATGTGCTCATGTTCCTGGCTGACACTGTTGACTTTGTCATCATCGTCTTTGGCTTCTGGGCCTTTGGGGTAGGTTGGGGGGTGAAGGCCACCACACTTCTAACGAGTAAGAGTGATGCTGTCCTGTGA